A window of the Helianthus annuus cultivar XRQ/B chromosome 4, HanXRQr2.0-SUNRISE, whole genome shotgun sequence genome harbors these coding sequences:
- the LOC110935363 gene encoding anther-specific protein SF18-like, producing MKAKLCEKPSKTWYGECKDEVKCDKRCIEWEGAEHGSCHEREAKYMCFCYTQCRPKDKNPTPPTGKQPTPPKGGQPAPPAGTGKPSPPNDGQPVPPGSGKPGGGPPSPPPPAPPSNGGKPAPTPGGGQPTPPDGGQPAPPDSGKPGDGSPSPPPPPSDGGKQPAPPSDEGKPAPTPGGGQPAPPDGGQPAPPSPDTPGGGGPPSPPNGSQPAPPPPPPPDGSTPAPSPGGGQPSPPVGGQPAPPGCNRLLIDKLIAEALAKHKTQV from the coding sequence ATGAAGGCAAAATTATGTGAAAAGCCGAGTAAGACCTGGTATGGAGAATGCAAAGACGAAGTGAAGTGTGACAAGCGGTGCATTGAATGGGAGGGTGCGGAACATGGATCTTGTCACGAACGTGAAGCCAAATACATGTGCTTTTGTTACACGCAATGTCGTCCTAAAGATAAGAACCCAACTCCTCCTACTGGTAAGCAACCGACTCCTCCCAAAGGTGGACAACCGGCTCCTCCAGCAGGCACAGGAAAACCATCTCCGCCCAATGATGGTCAACCTGTGCCTCCTGGTAGCGGTAAGCCAGGAGGTGGGCCACCATCTCCACCTCCACCTGCTCCGCCTTCTAATGGTGGTAAGCCGGCTCCTACTCCAGGAGGAGGGCAGCCAACTCCACCTGATGGCGGCCAACCTGCGCCTCCTGATAGCGGTAAACCAGGAGACGGGTCACcatctccacctccacctccatctGATGGCGGAAAGCAACCTGCTCCGCCTTCTGATGAAGGTAAGCCAGCTCCTACTCCAGGAGGAGGGCAACCAGCTCCACCTGATGGCGGCCAACCTGCACCTCCTTCTCCAGATACTCCAGGAGGAGGTGGACCACCATCTCCACCCAACGGTAGCCAGCCagctcctcctcctcctcctcctcctgatGGTAGTACCCCAGCTCCTTCTCCAGGAGGAGGGCAGCCATCTCCGCCTGTTGGCGGACAACCTGCTCCTCCAGGATGCAATAGGTTGCTTATAGATAAGTTGATAGCTGAAGCTCTCGCCAAACATAAGACCCAAGTCTAG